In the Acidobacteriota bacterium genome, TCAGGTTCCTTCCCGAATTTGAGATGAATCTTCCGATTCCCGATGAGCATAAGAATAAGGATCGCGGAGCGGTATCTCCGATCAGGGTAGCAATCGAAGTCTTCTCCGCGGGCGATACCAAGGCAGGCGTCCAGACGACAGCCTTCAACCTCCCCAACGACGAACGGGTCAGGAAAGCCAGGGGGAGCAAGAAAGTCTTGTTGAAGAATGTTTCCCAGGCGAAATTCGGCAAGAGTCTGATGCCGATCTCTAAGATTGTTCTTGGAGAAGATCAGCGGAAGTACGTCAACTTCAACGCTTACTTCAACGACGTTCTCCAGCACGAGCTCGCCCACGGACTCGGACCGGGCTTCATCACGCTTCCAGATGGCACGAAGACCGAAGTGGGGCAGGCGCTGAAGGAACAATACTCTGCGATAGAAGAGGCAAAGGCTGATATCGTCGGACTTCTCGACACGCAGTATCTCATCGATAAAGGGGAGTTCCCGAAAGAACTGGAGAAAGAGACTTATGCTACGTTTCTCGCAGGGATCTTCAGGGCAATCCGTTTTGGCATAGGGGAAGCCCATGGGAGGGCGAACATCTTAGAGTTCAACTACATTCTTGAGAAGGGCGGGATCAAGCATGATCCAAATTCGGAAAAAGTCGGCATTGACTTCGGCAAGATCAAGGAATCGGTCAGGGCGCTTGCAAATAAACTATTGATGATCCAGGCAAGGGGAGATTACTACGGGGCGAAGAAGCTACTCGAAGAGTATGCAGTGATGACTCCGGAAGTCGAAAAGATGCTTGAGAAGCTCAAGGGGATTCCTGTCGACATCGAGCCCATCTTCACTGTAGAAGAGAAGATGAAGAACTGGTAAAGATCTCTCTTCATGATTGAGCAATTTATCCGACAGTATGGTCTGATGGCGGTCTTCGTTGGAGTGGCCGTGGAGGGAGACGCCACCATGATCTTTGCGGGTGTTTCTGCTCATCTTAACCTGCTGAGTTTTTTTAGTGTTTGCATAGTTGGAACAGTCGCAGGATGGGTCGGGGACACCTTCTATTATCTCCTCGGAAGATTCGCCGGAGGCTATTTCAATAAAGGAGCGAAAATTGCCTCTGCTTCTACGAAAGCGGAGCGTTTCACGAAAAAGTTCGGCGTCTGGAGCATCTTTCTGTCGAGGTTCATCTGGGGGACCAGGATGGCCACAATGGCTTTCTGGGGATTTCATCATCTTTCCTTCATCCGATACGCAATTGTCGATCTCATCGGATGCATGCTCTGGGCCACGCTCCTGGGAAGTCTTGGCTACTGCTTTAGCAAGAGTGCCGAGCTTCTCATCGGAAGAGTAAGACAACTTGAGATCTGGCTTCTGGCTGCCTTCATGATCACGATCATCCTGGTACTGATCTTCCACCTCATCTATAAGAAGAGGAGAAGAAAGACCCTTGCTGGTCTTGATTGAAAGAAGGGGAAATGAATCTATTTGATGTAGCTTCTGATTTCTTCCCGGAAGATGATCGGCTTGATT is a window encoding:
- a CDS encoding peptidase → MEKLSVLSALLLFCVVLIVASGFAAMNDARACEKLDVVKKMERYSPTNIDFDDSILSEKDKKLLKKLVEASLMMDEAFLRQCYSKNVEMRDTLQKMDDPTHKELLHYFTINFGPFDRLDEREPFMGEEKRPGGANFYPEDMTKEEFDKWIKNHPKDAEKFKSLFTVIRRRGDGLVAVPYSREYAEFLKPAARLLREAAKLTDNPSLKKYLKSRAKAFLKDDYYKSDIDWIDLKDNLIEITIGPYEVYEDTLFGYKAAFESFVTINDPEESKNLEKLVRFLPEFEMNLPIPDEHKNKDRGAVSPIRVAIEVFSAGDTKAGVQTTAFNLPNDERVRKARGSKKVLLKNVSQAKFGKSLMPISKIVLGEDQRKYVNFNAYFNDVLQHELAHGLGPGFITLPDGTKTEVGQALKEQYSAIEEAKADIVGLLDTQYLIDKGEFPKELEKETYATFLAGIFRAIRFGIGEAHGRANILEFNYILEKGGIKHDPNSEKVGIDFGKIKESVRALANKLLMIQARGDYYGAKKLLEEYAVMTPEVEKMLEKLKGIPVDIEPIFTVEEKMKNW
- a CDS encoding DedA family protein; this translates as MIEQFIRQYGLMAVFVGVAVEGDATMIFAGVSAHLNLLSFFSVCIVGTVAGWVGDTFYYLLGRFAGGYFNKGAKIASASTKAERFTKKFGVWSIFLSRFIWGTRMATMAFWGFHHLSFIRYAIVDLIGCMLWATLLGSLGYCFSKSAELLIGRVRQLEIWLLAAFMITIILVLIFHLIYKKRRRKTLAGLD